The following nucleotide sequence is from Peribacillus sp. ACCC06369.
GAATTGTCAGCTAAATATGCAAAAGAGCGCATTCAATTCGGTAAACCAATCGCGGACAACCAAGCGATTCAATGGATGCTTGCTGATATGGCAACCGAAACGGAAGCCGCAAGAGCATTGACGATGATGGCGGCACAAAAGATTGATGAAGGAAAAAAAGTGATCAAGGAAGCATCAATGGCAAAACTGTTCGCTTCAGACGTTTTTAATCGGGTGGCGGATAAAGCGGTTCAAATTCATGGCGGAATGGGATATATGGCCGAATATCCAGTTGAACGTTTTTATCGGGATGCCCGCATAACGAAGATTTATGAAGGAACGAATGAAATCCAACGATTAATCATTGCTCGTAATGTCTTGGAAGAGTGTTAGGCGATTTTTGCATTAATTAGCAAAAACGTAAAGAACTTTGAGCGCTATTAGAAAAAGCTTGCTGGCAGGCATTCTATTGCTCATGTATCTGTAATTTCAAGGGGGAGGAACGAAATGGGAGAAGATATTGTAATCGTGAGTGCTGTGCGAACGCCAATTGGAAGGTACGGAGGCGCATTTAAAGACATTAGTTCCGGTCATTTGGCGAGCATAGCCATCAAAGAAGCGATCAAGCGGGCTAATATTGCAGCTGAACAAGTGGATGAAGTCATTTTCGGGGAGGTTAGGCAAACGACCGAATCCTCGAATGTAGCGAGAGTGGCAGCGCTGCGCTCAGGGATTCCCGATACTGTAACTGCTTTTACGGTAAATCGATTATGTGCATCTGGAATGCAGGCCATCACATCAGCTGCACAGCAAATAAGCTCAGGCCAAGCCAAAATAATCGTTGCCGGCGGTACGGAAAGCATGAGCCGTGCCCCCCTTTATTTAAGAAGTGCCCGTTTTGGGGGAGACCGGACCAAACTAGTGGACTCTAATACTGAAGCAGGCCAGCAACCTCAAGAAATTTATGGAAAGAACTTGGGGATGGGAATCACCGCTGAAAATGTCGCACAGCGATACAACATTTCCAGGGAAGAACAAGATGCCTTTTCAGTGGAAAGTCAAAGAAGAGCGGCAAAAGCGATGGAAGAAGGAAAGTTCAAGGATGAGATAGTTCCTGTCCAGCTATTTGACAGGAAGAGTACGGTTACCATTGAAACGGATGAATATCCCCGCCCGGAAACCACAATGGAAAAGCTTGCAAGCTTAAAACCGGCATTCAAGGAAAATGGAACCGTCACTGCAGGGAATGCCTGTGGCCGTAATGACGGGGCTACTGCCTTGGTATTAATGAAAGCTAGTGAAGCTGAACGGTTACAAGTACAGCCAATCGCAAAGATTGTGGATTGGGCGACTGCGGGAGTTTCCCCTGAAGTGATGGGAATTGGTCCAGTACCAGCCGTTGGAAAACTTTTGGAACGCACCGGAAAAAAGCTAGAGGAGATTGGGCTTTTTGAACTGAATGAGGCGTTCGCTTCACAGGCATTGGCCGTAATCCGGGATTTATCGCTTGATGAAAATAAGGTTAATGTGAATGGGGGAGCCATAGCACTTGGACACCCAGTCGGATCGACGGGTGCCCGGATAGTGACTACGCTAATATATGAACTGATTCGCAGGAAAGAAAGATATGGAGTTGCCACACTTTGTGTTGGCGGCGGACAGGGAATGGCGATCATGGTTGAAACGATATAGGCCAACGATAAAGGAGTGGAAACCCAATGTGTTTCTGCTCCTTTCCATAAGTTGAATCGCGCAAAAGTGAGGGGGAAGAAGATTGCCTGTTGAAGTGGAGGATATTCGCAATCAATTCGAAAGTAGTGCATTCTTTTCACATATAGGGTTTGAAATCATTCGGTTTGAAGAAGGGAATGTTACGATAAAGTTAAACATAGAAGAACATTTACTTAATGTTAACGGATCACTGCACGGCGGCATTCATGCTACCATGCTGGATACCATTCTAGGAATGGTAACTCGTTCCGTTACCAAATCTAAAGTTGTAACGACAAGCTTAACTGTACATT
It contains:
- a CDS encoding thiolase family protein, with the translated sequence MGEDIVIVSAVRTPIGRYGGAFKDISSGHLASIAIKEAIKRANIAAEQVDEVIFGEVRQTTESSNVARVAALRSGIPDTVTAFTVNRLCASGMQAITSAAQQISSGQAKIIVAGGTESMSRAPLYLRSARFGGDRTKLVDSNTEAGQQPQEIYGKNLGMGITAENVAQRYNISREEQDAFSVESQRRAAKAMEEGKFKDEIVPVQLFDRKSTVTIETDEYPRPETTMEKLASLKPAFKENGTVTAGNACGRNDGATALVLMKASEAERLQVQPIAKIVDWATAGVSPEVMGIGPVPAVGKLLERTGKKLEEIGLFELNEAFASQALAVIRDLSLDENKVNVNGGAIALGHPVGSTGARIVTTLIYELIRRKERYGVATLCVGGGQGMAIMVETI
- a CDS encoding PaaI family thioesterase encodes the protein MPVEVEDIRNQFESSAFFSHIGFEIIRFEEGNVTIKLNIEEHLLNVNGSLHGGIHATMLDTILGMVTRSVTKSKVVTTSLTVHYLASISSGELFAEAKVLQKGYKIAFTEGEIKDTEGNIIAKGTGIFKIIRDK